In Pyricularia oryzae 70-15 chromosome 2, whole genome shotgun sequence, one genomic interval encodes:
- a CDS encoding glutathionylspermidine synthase: protein MRRVRTEPRPNFVRLLHSQGLVFNRDPIPAGQHEHYWPDDRYYAFTGEEIKLLQDAAADVFAMLCEATDYLTERPELIASRLAIPEFCLKQIVESWKRTPAFGSVYSRFDICFGGLDHADPQLRVPRFYEINADTPTTLIESASIQFSWLQQTGHGPDQYNDVEEKLIAAWQRNMAEIERKLGHRPKVHFASTRTRDGEDEINTEYLAATCQTAGYETKNTWLDQISLGRDGRLYDQDGEHIDVVYKLYPWELIIKEKFAQACFSDMENIGRRDASGSKAMFAILWELFRDDPRGRWLLPTYLEAERPADMVRYARKPIFARKGAGVTLQDGDETIIRTGACGFGDEGYVVQELAVLPAFGGDEDGKARRPSYPVIGLWMIDGAPAGMGIREDVGQVTGDSSSFIPNVIEDAPEVNYERQPVPTLGEIEAVLSLDTYYESGVLKAAA, encoded by the exons ATGCGGCGGGTACGGACAGAGCCTCGGCCAAACTTTGTTCGGCTCCTTCACAGCCAGGGTCTCGTTTTCAATCGCGATCCCATCCCGGCAGGCCAACACGAGCACTACTGGCCCGACGACCGGTACTATGCCTTCACCGGCGAGGAGATCAAACTGCTCCAAGATGCAGCTGCCGACGTCTTCGCCATGCTGTGCGAAGCCACCGATTACCTGACTGAGCGACCGGAGCTCATCGCGAGCCGGCTTGCCATTCCCGAGTTTTGTCTAAAGCAAATCGTCGAATCCTGGAAGAGGACCCCCGCCTTTGGCAGTGTCTATTCGCGCTTCGACATTTGCTTCGGCGGGCTGGACCACGCGGATCCGCAGCTGCGCGTGCCCAGGTTCTACGAGATCAACGCCGACACGCCCACCACGCTCATCGAGTCGGCGTCCATCCAGTTCTCCTGGCTCCAGCAGACGGGCCACGGGCCGGATCAGTACAACGACGTCGAGGAGAAGCTGATCGCGGCGTGGCAGCGCAACATGGCAGAAATCGAAAGGAAGCTGGGCCACAGGCCAAAGGTCCACTTCGCGTCCACGCGCACCCgcgacggcgaggacgagATCAACACGGAATACCTGGCCGCGACCTGCCAGACGGCCGGCTACGAGACGAAAAACACTTGGCTGGACCAGATCTCCCTGGGGCGGGACGGACGGCTGTACGACCAGGACGGGGAGCACATTGACGTCGTCTACAAACTATACCCGTGGGAATTAATAATAAAGGAGAAATTTGCTCAGGCCTGCTTTTCCGACATGGAAAACATCGGGAGGAGGGACGCGAGCGGCAG CAAGGCCATGTTCGCCATCCTCTGGGAGCTGTTCAGAGACGACCCGCGCGGCAGGTGGCTGCTCCCGACGTACCTGGAGGCGGAGCGGCCGGCCGACATGGTGCGGTACGCGCGCAAGCCGATTTTTGCCCGCAAGGGCGCGGGGGTGACGCTCCAGGACGGCGACGAAACCATCATCCGCACCGGGGCCTGCGGGTTCGGCGACGAGGGCTACGTGGTGCAGGAGCTGGCGGTGCTGCCGGCCTTTGGCGGCGACGAGGACGGCAAAGCGCGCAGGCCGTCCTACCCGGTGATTGGGCTGTGGATGATCGACGGGGCGCCGGCCGGCATGGGGATCCGCGAGGACGTCGGCCAGGTCACGGGCGACTCTTCGTCCTTCATACCCAACGTGATTGAGGATGCGCCCGAGGTCAATTATGAGCGGCAGCCGGTGCCCACGCTTGGGGAGATTGAGGCTGTGCTCAGCCTCGATACGTATTACGAGTCTGGCGTGTTGAAGGCTGCTGCGTAG